The Synechocystis sp. PCC 6714 genome includes the window CATCGCCGGGAAAACTAATCACGGGTTTACCTAGGCCGACAAATTGCTCTGTGGCAGTACCGGCCATGGCGATCGCCCCTTGGGAATGGTGTAAACAATCAACAAACTGTTGTTGGCTAAAAATTAGCTGGCCCTGGTCTTTTCGGAAAATAGTGCCCTTGATAATGGCAGCAATGTTATTGGCTAAAACTTCTGGGCTGTTATCTGCAACTCTGTGCCAACCTTGGTTTTCCACTGCAGCCATCAATGGTTTCAAGGGGAGGGAGGGGGCGATCGCCGCGAGAAAAGTTATGGGGGAATCGGGAAAATGGGTTAACACACTGGTTAAACTTTCCACAATCAAGGCCCAATTGCGTTCCATTTCTGGCGATCGGGAACCGGGTAAAAGGGTAATGGTCAAACCCTGGCCCGGTTGTAACGGTTGGGGCTGGTAGTCTTCTTGGTTTAAACCGTCCATCATTGGATTACCGACCGGATAACTGGCAATGCCCTGGCTGAGTAATTTGTTGTGGGTAGGGCGATCGCGGGGAAAGACCGCTACGCAATTTTTCCTAGCCATCAACCATCGTTCCCAGGGATAGTAGGCGGAACCCAGCCATTTTTCCCAAGATTTGGTAGTGGTTAACCATTCCCCAACAGGTGAGCGGAGATAATATTCCGACTTAGCTGTGCCCACAAAAGCGTATTCGGCCCGACCCAACCAAGCCAGGGCCAGGGGAACTATGTCCCCCACCGCCAGAACTTTCCCTCCCTGGGCTGTCCATTGCTTCAAGTTGTCTAACTGAGCTTTAGTTAACCCCCAAAGACCGCCCCTCATATCCCGCCACAATTCCTTGGCATCCATATTGTTAAAACCACCGGAAGGCATGGTTTTCACCGGGCCAATGAGGGGAATGTTTAACCGTCGATAATTATTGCCTTCTCCCACCAGAGGCAAGCCCACTAATATCTCCCTGGGCTCCATCTTTGCCAACTCACTCCAGGCCTGGCCAATGGTCACGGCGATCGCATCCTCTCCATGGCCATTGCTGAGCAGTAAAATCTTCGGCAACATCCAACACTCCCATCAGCTACACTAAAAAATAAGTAAAGTATTAAGAATTATTAAATAAGCATTGCCATGGGTTGGGAATTTTTTTCGCTGGAGACCTTGCAGGAATTGGCCCGCCAGTATGGTTACGGAGCCGTCTTCTTTGGCATTGCCTTGGAAAATGCGGGTATCCCCATCCCTGGAGAAACCATAACCCTGTTGGGTGGCTTTTTGGCCGGTAGTGGTGATTTAAGTTACGGTGGTGTGCTCGTTGCGGCGATCGCCGGAGCAGTGTTGGGGGACAGTTGTGGCTACTGGGCCGGACGATGGGGCGGCTGGCCCTTACTGACCGGGGCCGCCAAATTATTTAAGATTCCCCAGGATAAATTAGACCAAGCTCGCCATAAATTTAGTCAAAATGGAGCGGCGGCGGTATTTTTTGGCCGCTTTGTCACTTTACTGAGAATTTTTGCGGGGCCCATGGCTGGCATTGTTCGCATGCCCTACGGCAAATTTTTGTTGTATAACATCGGCGGTGCTTCCGTCTGGGCCACCATTACCGTCAGTTTGGCGTATTTTTTAGGGCGGGTGGTTACCATTGAACAAATCATTGCCTGGACAACCCAATTCAGTTGGTTTGCTTTGGCCGCAGTGCTGGGGATGGTAGGCATTTATTTTGTGTTCCACCTGTTGCAAAAACGTTTTGATCAAACCATTGAATCCGCCATGGGCGATCGCCCCCGATAATTGCTAGAACTGGATTAACCATTTCTGGGAGAAAAATGCCATGGCCGTCAAAAAACAGTTTGCCAGTTTTGCCGAAATGTTAGCCGGTTCCCCTAAGCCGGTGCTAGTGGACTTTTATGCTACCTGGTGCGGCCCCTGTCAAATGATGGCCCCCATTCTCGAACAAGTGGGTAGTCATCTCCGTCAGCAACTCCAAGTGGTGAAAATTGACACCGATAAATATCCGGCGATCGCAACCCAGTACCAAATCCAATCTTTGCCAACCTTGGTTTTATTCAAACAGGGCCAACCAGTCCATCGCATTGAAGGGGTGCAACAGGCCGCCCAATTAATCCAACAGTTGCAAATTTTTGTGTAAAAAAAGAATGAGTGTATTGTTTTACTGGAATAGCAAATCCCAAAAGTAACCTTGGGATGCCATGCCAGCTCCGTACTCGCTGGGTTGACCCTCGCCGCTCTGAAGGACAGAGATTTGTGTTCACAGACCCAACTTGTGCTGACGGGATTACCCTGGACAAAATAGAGGAGGGCGAGGCTTGTACCCCATTTTTCTTAGTCGTGTTGAATAGGGTCGGTCCGCTTCCAACCTTATCTAGCATCGATTGCAGCTTTGCCGACGGATTCCAACAATTTGGGAAAACAGGAGCCGTGTTAAGATCGAATTCGGGATGAGCCTCCGCGGCCTAATATTTCCTGTGCAGACTTCCCGTAGCACAAACTTCAGCAACCGGACTCGGCAAGTGGTCTGTAAACTATATTTCATGAGGAACAAACAATGGCAAAACGTCGTAATTTAAAAAAGGAAAAAGCTGAACGTAATCGTGCTTACGCCCGTCAGTTTCGCTCCGCTAGTCGTACCCAAAACCGTCGCTATTCCGGTGGCCAAAGACAACAGGGTGATGCCAGTGGCTCCAGCAATAACGGTGCCGCCAGCGACGTTTAACCTTTTCTTGAGTCCCCAAACGGTGGCTAAAGTCCTAAATAAGAAATGGTGATCGGTGGGCTTTGGCCCGCCGCTTGTCTTCTCTGGGGCGCGATTGATTAAATCCCACAATTGTTTTGCAAGCCTTTTTGGCCCATGGTTGAGTTGGACCGGAGCAGGGTAATCCATTGGCTCCAAGAAAATGTTTCTCCCCAGCGGTTAGACCATATTTTGGGGGTTGAGCAAACAGCGGTGCAATGGGCTCCCTACCATGGCATTGATGCTGGCAAAGCGGGACAAGCGGGGCTGCTGCATGATTTAGCTAAGTTTTTCCCTCCCTCCAAACTGCTGGCGATCGCCGAGGCACAGGAGCTACCCCTCGACCCGATTTTGTCGGCTAGTCCCCATTTAATCCATGCTGATGTGAGTGCCGTTATTGCTGCCGAAGAATTTGGCGTTGATGATCCGGACATTTTGACCGCCATCCGTTGCCATACCCTGGGGGCGGTGCCCATGGA containing:
- the trxA gene encoding thioredoxin, giving the protein MAVKKQFASFAEMLAGSPKPVLVDFYATWCGPCQMMAPILEQVGSHLRQQLQVVKIDTDKYPAIATQYQIQSLPTLVLFKQGQPVHRIEGVQQAAQLIQQLQIFV
- the yqeK gene encoding bis(5'-nucleosyl)-tetraphosphatase (symmetrical) YqeK, giving the protein MVELDRSRVIHWLQENVSPQRLDHILGVEQTAVQWAPYHGIDAGKAGQAGLLHDLAKFFPPSKLLAIAEAQELPLDPILSASPHLIHADVSAVIAAEEFGVDDPDILTAIRCHTLGAVPMDPLACLIFVADALEPTRGNSLELEKLRQVAQHNLYQAVRLTCEQTLTYLIKQHKIIHPQVILTRNWALKMAK
- a CDS encoding DedA family protein, whose product is MGWEFFSLETLQELARQYGYGAVFFGIALENAGIPIPGETITLLGGFLAGSGDLSYGGVLVAAIAGAVLGDSCGYWAGRWGGWPLLTGAAKLFKIPQDKLDQARHKFSQNGAAAVFFGRFVTLLRIFAGPMAGIVRMPYGKFLLYNIGGASVWATITVSLAYFLGRVVTIEQIIAWTTQFSWFALAAVLGMVGIYFVFHLLQKRFDQTIESAMGDRPR
- a CDS encoding lipid-A-disaccharide synthase-related protein, with amino-acid sequence MLPKILLLSNGHGEDAIAVTIGQAWSELAKMEPREILVGLPLVGEGNNYRRLNIPLIGPVKTMPSGGFNNMDAKELWRDMRGGLWGLTKAQLDNLKQWTAQGGKVLAVGDIVPLALAWLGRAEYAFVGTAKSEYYLRSPVGEWLTTTKSWEKWLGSAYYPWERWLMARKNCVAVFPRDRPTHNKLLSQGIASYPVGNPMMDGLNQEDYQPQPLQPGQGLTITLLPGSRSPEMERNWALIVESLTSVLTHFPDSPITFLAAIAPSLPLKPLMAAVENQGWHRVADNSPEVLANNIAAIIKGTIFRKDQGQLIFSQQQFVDCLHHSQGAIAMAGTATEQFVGLGKPVISFPGDGPQYTPYFARRQTWLLGESLILLDSPDQAGAALHQVLHNIDRLKAIARNGRERLGETGAARLIAEVLHQKWC